A genome region from Penaeus vannamei isolate JL-2024 chromosome 20, ASM4276789v1, whole genome shotgun sequence includes the following:
- the LOC138865252 gene encoding cytochrome P450 3A11-like, whose product MITWALLAVLVATALLYSRWRHSYWSSRGVPTAPGSIPFFGHTLKLLSRSKHRWLAVDELYRNHGGSMYCGQYEMHSPSLLIGDPDLVKAVLIKDFDHFTDRRTFKASNPKDKIINEMLTVTTGEHWKGIRSVLSTSFTSGRMKGMFPLIEAKAQGLVDYFHRQRKQDPVVRMKHSFGMYTMEVISSCAFGVETNSFGDDSIFAQKAKELFSVKPLRLMKLMFFLIFPKLAKLLNIQLTHENMAFFADVVMETLKQRKAGAKRGDFLDLMLEAREDQDQSTGKKKPKYPLSDDTIIASSVLFIIAGYDTTANTLGNASFLLAKHTQEQELLREELRKAIAEHGSLTYQAIMEAKYLDGCVSESLRIYPPAHITERACTKPYVLPGTDLLIPKGQMVSVPIWSLHHDQKYWPDPEKFDPTRFFPENKDRIVSGTYLPFGLGPRNCLAMRFALMEAKLALARTVLEFELRCAPGHEELELSLAPGIMRPKEDVFVTLTPIAKE is encoded by the exons ATGATCACGTGGGCGCTGCTGGCGGTGCTGGTGGCGACGGCGCTGCTGTACTCCCGATGGCGCCACAGCTACTGGTCCTCGAGGGGCGTGCCGACAGCGCCCGGCTCCATCCCCTTCTTCGGGCACACGCTCAAGCTGCTCTCCAGGAGCAAGCATCGGTGGCTGGCTGTTGACGAG CTTTACCGTAATCATGGAGGCTCAATGTACTGTGGCCAGTATGAAATGCACAGTCCAAGTCTTTTGATTGGCGACCCTGACTTGGTGAAGGCTGTTCTGATCAAGGACTTCGACCATTTCACTGATCGGCGGACTTTTAAGGCATCTAATCCCAAAGataaaattataaatgaaatgTTAACCGTGACCACAGGTGAGCACTGGAAGGGCATTCGATCCGTTCTGTCTACTAGTTTCACGTCCGGGCGGATGAAGGGGATGTTTCCCTTGATAGAAGCCAAGGCCCAGGGGTTGGTGGATTACTTCCACAGGCAACGCAAACAGGACCCGGTAGTGCGCATGAAGCACAGCTTTGGCATGTACACGATGGAGGTCATATCGTCGTGTGCCTTTGGCGTGGAGACGAACTCATTTGGAGACGATAGCATCTTTGCACAAAAAGCCAAAGAACTGTTTTCAGTTAAACCGCTCAGGCTTATGAAGTTGAtgttctttttaatctttccCAAGCTCGCAAAACTTCTGAATATTCAGTTAACACATGAAAACATGGCGTTTTTCGCTGATGTCGTCATGGAGACGCTGAAGCAGAGAAAGGcaggagcgaagagaggagacTTCCTAGACTTGATGCTGGAGGCCAGAGAAGACCAGGATCAGAGCACCGGGAAAAAGAAGCCCAAGTATC CCTTGAGTGACGACACAATCATAGCATCTTCAGTCCTGTTCATAATCGCCGGCTACGACACCACAGCCAACACCCTCGGCAATGCCTCCTTCCTCCTGGCGAAGCACACCCAGGAGCAGGAACTCCTTCGGGAAGAACTGAGGAAGGCGATTGCAGAGCACGGGTCCCTCACTTACCAGGCGATCATGGAGGCCAAGTACCTGGACGGCTGTGTCTCAG AATCCTTGAGAATTTACCCGCCTGCCCATATTACTGAAAGAGCTTGCACCAAGCCGTATGT CCTCCCGGGAACAGACCTTCTCATCCCCAAAGGACAAATGGTATCAGTCCCCATCTGGAGCCTCCACCACGACCAGAAGTACTGGCCAGACCCTGAGAAGTTCGACCCAACTCGCTTCTTCCCTGAGAATAAGGACAGGATTGTCAGCGGGACTTACCTTCCCTTTGGCCTCGGTCCCAGGAACTGCTTAG CCATGCGGTTCGCTCTGATGGAGGCCAAGCTGGCCCTGGCGAGGACCGTGCTGGAGTTCGAGCTGCGCTGCGCCCCCGGCCACGAGGAGCTCGAGCTCAGCCTCGCCCCCGGGATCATGCGGCCGAAGGAGGACGTGTTCGTCACCCTGACGCCCATCGCCAAAGAGTGA